The genomic interval TTCCTGACCGGGCTTTAAATGGTCGTTCAGGTAATTGGATACCTTTCCATTGGCTACTCTTTTCACAGTTACACACAACTCATCTTCGGTATGCGGACAGCTGGACATGGAATACGAACGCCTTTCTACCTGGCCATTTATAGGCACAAGTAAAGTGAGGAATTGGCCAGGTTTGTACCTGATCTTGCTGAAAAAAGGCTGTTTAAAATATATAGAAATCGTATCAGGCGTTTCTCTGACAACTTGTTTTACTTTTAGTTTATGATATTTTGTACTCATTTGAATAGTCTGTGCTGTGTTGATAAGAACCAGATTTTTCTGCCAGCACTTTTTTGTATAACAATAATTCTCCCGATTTGTCGCAAAAATAATGCTTTTGCCGGGCTTTTGCTTATTTGTCAGGCATAATGCAGGTGAATAATGATATTTTCAAAGCAACACAGCAAGGTTTATATCGGTTCACAAACGGGCCATCTTTGATGTATACCAATAAAAAACTGAGAGCAAAAGCACATACAACCTATGATGTGAAGAAAGGATTCGTATACGTTTCTGTAAAACTTTGTTGTAAATTTGTTGTTGTACCCTTACACTAAATAACCCTACATATGGCCATTCATCCAATAGATACCGATACCTCTGCGCATAAAAAACTGGCTCATGATTTATTCGAATCTCCGGATTTTTATGGCATCGACGACTTACTGACAGAGGAACACAAACTGATCCGGAGCAGCATCCGGAGTTTTGTTAAAAAAGAGATTTCACCCATCATTGAGGATTATGCCCAGCGGGCAGAATTTCCGGCGTATCTGGTAAAAAAGTTTGGCGAAATTGGTGCATTTGGTCCTACCATTCCCGAGGAATATGGTGGGGGTGGTCTGGATTATATAGCTTATGGTTTAATTATGCAGGAGATTGAGCGGGGAGATTCAGGTATGCGTTCTACTGCTTCGGTGCAGGGTTCCTTGGTCATGTATCCTATTTATGCTTTTGGCAGCGAAGAGCAAAAACGCAAATATCTGCCTAAACTCGCTTCCGGCGAATGGCTGGGTTGTTTTGGACTTACCGAGCCAGATTATGGATCGAACCCGGCAGGAATGGTCACTACTATTAAAGAGGAAGGCGACTATTATTTGCTGAATGGCTCAAAAATGTGGATTTCCAATTCACCCATGGCAGATGTAGCCGTTGTATGGGCCAAGAACGAAGCGGGACGAATTAAAGGTGTTATTGTGGAAAGAGGCATGGAAGGATTTTCTACGCCGGAAATTCACAATAAATGGTCGCTGCGGGCAAGTTGTACTGGTGAACTGGTGTTTGATAATGTGAAAGTGCCTAAAGCAAACCTGCTACCCAATATTGACGGATTGAAAGGCCCCTTAAAATGCCTGGATTCTGCCAGGTATGGAATCTCCTGGGGTGCCCTGGGTGCTGCCATGGATTGTTACGATTCTGCCAAAAGATATGCCCTTGAACGTATCCAGTTCGACAAACCGATTGCTTCTTTCCAGCTGATACAAAAAAAATTAGCCGAAATGCTTACCGAGATCACCAAAGCGCAATTGCTATGCTGGCGGCTGGGAGTCCTTAAAAATGAAGGCAAAGCGACCACGGCACAAATTTCTTTAGCCAAACGGAATAATGTAGAAATGGCTCTGAATATTGCCCGTGAAGCCAGGCAAATTCATGGTGGAATGGGTATTACCGGCGAATATTCTATTATGCGCCATATGATGAACCTGGAATCTGTTGTTACTTACGAAGGCACACATGATATCCATCTGCTGATCCTGGGCAATGAAATCACTGGTATTTCAGCGTTTAAATAAATGTAATATAGAAATAACACAAACTTCCCTATAGTTTTAACCCAAGATTGTGCTTATTGAAGCAGGTACGTCTTCCTGTTGTCCGTCTTAAAAACAGAGGTCTGACAACCCGTTATCTGGAAATTAGCAACCCTCTAAAGAATTCCACTTACTGAGTACTTACTACAAGACTTTTCTTAATCTTATACTGAATGCATTCATCGAAAAGTTGATCAATTGTTATATAAATTTGTCACTTATTTGTGACAAATTTCATATATTTGCGTCATGACAGATGTGAGAATTAAAATTATAGCTGCTGCAGTGAAATGCTTTCTTGTCAATGAATCAGATACATTAGAGAAGGTTGCTCAGGAGGCTGGC from Rhodocytophaga rosea carries:
- a CDS encoding acyl-CoA dehydrogenase family protein encodes the protein MAIHPIDTDTSAHKKLAHDLFESPDFYGIDDLLTEEHKLIRSSIRSFVKKEISPIIEDYAQRAEFPAYLVKKFGEIGAFGPTIPEEYGGGGLDYIAYGLIMQEIERGDSGMRSTASVQGSLVMYPIYAFGSEEQKRKYLPKLASGEWLGCFGLTEPDYGSNPAGMVTTIKEEGDYYLLNGSKMWISNSPMADVAVVWAKNEAGRIKGVIVERGMEGFSTPEIHNKWSLRASCTGELVFDNVKVPKANLLPNIDGLKGPLKCLDSARYGISWGALGAAMDCYDSAKRYALERIQFDKPIASFQLIQKKLAEMLTEITKAQLLCWRLGVLKNEGKATTAQISLAKRNNVEMALNIAREARQIHGGMGITGEYSIMRHMMNLESVVTYEGTHDIHLLILGNEITGISAFK